The Pigmentiphaga litoralis genome includes a region encoding these proteins:
- a CDS encoding Lrp/AsnC family transcriptional regulator, whose translation MHDLDRTDRRILEALQQDGRLTNQELAERVSLSPSPCLRRVRRLEDGGVIRQYVALVDADKVGLGLLAYVSVRLQKHVGGSHLPIDEFARDVQRWPEVVACYAMTGDMDYLMRIQVEDLAHFSRFAMDTLMKHPAVIDIRSSFTLKKIKETTALGV comes from the coding sequence GTGCACGATCTGGACCGTACCGACCGCCGCATTCTTGAGGCCTTGCAGCAGGATGGCCGGCTGACCAACCAGGAACTGGCCGAACGCGTGTCGCTGTCGCCCAGCCCCTGTTTGCGGCGCGTGCGGCGGCTGGAAGACGGAGGCGTGATCCGCCAGTACGTGGCGTTGGTGGATGCCGACAAGGTCGGGCTGGGGCTGCTGGCGTATGTGAGCGTTCGCCTGCAGAAGCATGTGGGGGGCAGCCACCTGCCGATCGACGAATTCGCGCGCGACGTGCAGCGCTGGCCGGAAGTGGTCGCCTGCTATGCGATGACGGGGGACATGGACTACCTGATGCGGATTCAGGTGGAAGACCTGGCGCACTTTTCGCGGTTTGCGATGGATACGCTGATGAAGCACCCGGCGGTGATCGACATCCGGTCCAGCTTCACGCTGAAGAAGATCAAGGAGACGACGGCGCTGGGGGTGTGA
- the hppD gene encoding 4-hydroxyphenylpyruvate dioxygenase, whose translation MTTPFELWDNPMGTAGFEFVEYAAPDPEALGKVFENLGFKAIARHRHKNVVLYRQGDINFIVNGEADSFAQRFARQHGPSICAIAFRVEDAAFAYQRALELGAWGFDAKSGPMELNIPGIKGIGDSVIYFVDRWRGKGGRDGGIGDIDIYDVDFEPIDTAHAQEDLHPRGAGLVTIDHLTHNVHRGRMNEWADFYERYFNFREIRYFDIEGQVTGVKSKAMTSPCGLIRIPINEEGNNEKGQIQEYLDLYHGEGIQHIALGSSDIYRTVESLRQSGVVFLDTPDTYYELLDKRLPDHGEDVPTLFKNKILVDGAPGGGLLLQIFTQTVIGPIFFEIIQRKGDEGFGEGNFKALFESIELDQMRRGVLTSTAKA comes from the coding sequence ATGACTACCCCGTTCGAATTGTGGGACAACCCCATGGGCACCGCCGGCTTCGAGTTTGTCGAATATGCCGCCCCCGATCCCGAGGCCCTGGGCAAGGTGTTCGAGAACCTGGGCTTCAAGGCGATCGCCAGACACCGTCACAAGAACGTGGTGTTGTATCGCCAGGGCGACATCAATTTCATCGTCAATGGCGAGGCCGACTCCTTCGCGCAGCGCTTCGCGCGCCAGCACGGCCCGTCCATCTGTGCCATTGCCTTCCGGGTCGAAGACGCCGCCTTTGCGTACCAGCGCGCACTGGAGCTGGGCGCCTGGGGCTTTGACGCCAAGAGCGGCCCCATGGAACTGAACATCCCGGGCATCAAGGGCATTGGCGATTCCGTCATCTATTTCGTGGACCGCTGGCGTGGCAAGGGCGGCCGGGACGGTGGAATTGGCGACATCGACATCTATGACGTGGATTTCGAGCCGATCGATACCGCCCACGCGCAGGAAGACCTGCACCCCCGCGGCGCCGGCCTGGTCACGATCGACCACCTGACGCACAACGTGCACCGCGGCCGCATGAATGAATGGGCCGACTTCTATGAACGGTATTTCAACTTCCGCGAAATCCGCTACTTCGATATCGAAGGGCAGGTGACCGGCGTCAAGTCCAAGGCGATGACCTCGCCCTGCGGCCTGATCCGCATCCCGATCAACGAAGAAGGCAACAATGAAAAGGGCCAGATCCAGGAATACCTGGACCTGTACCACGGCGAAGGGATCCAGCACATCGCCCTGGGCAGCAGCGACATCTACCGGACGGTAGAATCGCTGCGGCAGTCGGGCGTGGTGTTCCTGGATACGCCGGACACCTACTACGAGCTGCTCGACAAGCGCCTGCCCGACCACGGCGAAGACGTGCCGACGCTATTCAAGAACAAGATCCTGGTGGACGGCGCGCCGGGCGGCGGCTTGCTGCTGCAGATCTTTACCCAGACCGTGATCGGACCGATCTTCTTCGAGATCATCCAGCGCAAGGGCGACGAAGGCTTTGGCGAAGGCAATTTCAAGGCGTTGTTCGAATCGATCGAACTGGACCAGATGCGCCGCGGAGTGCTGACCAGCACCGCCAAGGCCTGA
- the rpsL gene encoding 30S ribosomal protein S12: protein MPTISQLVRKPRESSHAKSKSPALESSPQRRGVCTRVYTTTPKKPNSALRKVAKVRLTNGFEIISYIGGEGHNLQEHSVVLVRGGRVKDLPGVRYHIVRGSLDLQGVKDRKQSRSKYGAKRPKKV, encoded by the coding sequence ATGCCTACTATCAGCCAACTCGTGCGCAAGCCGCGCGAATCCAGCCACGCCAAGAGCAAGAGTCCCGCTCTGGAAAGCAGCCCGCAGCGTCGCGGCGTCTGCACGCGTGTTTACACCACCACGCCTAAGAAGCCTAACTCCGCACTGCGGAAGGTTGCCAAGGTTCGCCTGACCAACGGTTTCGAGATCATCTCGTACATCGGCGGTGAAGGCCACAACCTGCAGGAGCACTCGGTTGTGCTCGTGCGCGGCGGCCGGGTCAAGGACTTGCCAGGTGTGCGTTATCACATCGTGCGCGGTTCGCTCGACTTGCAAGGCGTGAAAGACCGCAAGCAGTCGCGCTCCAAGTACGGCGCGAAGCGTCCCAAGAAGGTCTAA
- the rpsG gene encoding 30S ribosomal protein S7 codes for MPRRREVPKREILPDPKFASVELAKFMNIIMLSGKKAVAERIVYGAFEQIKTKAGKDPLEVFGQAIGNVKPIVEVKSRRVGGANYQVPVEVRPVRRLALAMRWVREAAKKRGEKSMDLRLAGELLDAAEGRGGAVKKRDDTHKMAEANKAFSHFRW; via the coding sequence ATGCCACGTCGTCGTGAAGTACCCAAGCGCGAAATTCTGCCTGATCCAAAGTTCGCAAGCGTAGAACTCGCCAAATTCATGAACATCATCATGCTCTCCGGCAAGAAAGCCGTTGCAGAGCGGATCGTTTATGGCGCGTTCGAGCAAATCAAGACCAAGGCCGGCAAAGACCCTCTCGAGGTGTTCGGTCAGGCCATCGGCAACGTCAAGCCGATCGTCGAGGTCAAGAGCCGCCGCGTTGGCGGTGCGAACTATCAGGTGCCGGTTGAAGTGCGCCCCGTGCGCCGCCTGGCACTGGCCATGCGCTGGGTGCGTGAAGCCGCCAAGAAGCGTGGCGAAAAGTCCATGGACCTTCGCCTCGCCGGCGAACTGCTCGACGCGGCCGAAGGCCGTGGCGGCGCAGTCAAGAAGCGCGATGACACGCACAAGATGGCCGAAGCCAACAAGGCATTCAGCCACTTCCGCTGGTAA